The DNA window CACCTTGCAGTCCTCGAAGATGACCTGGCGGGTCGACTGCATGTGCCAGCCCATCTTGTGCTCATTCGCGCCGAAGGAGAGCCCGGGCGCATCTTTCGGCACGATGATCGTGGAAATGCCTTTCGGCCCATCGGCGCCGGTGCGCACCATGACTGCATAGACATCGCTGTCGCCCGCACCGGAGATGAACTGCTTGGCGCCGTTGAGGATATAGTCGCCGCCGCTCTTGACCGCGCGCGTCTTCAACGCCGCTGCATCCGAGCCGGAGCCTGGCTCGGTCAGGCAGTAGCTTGCCAGCCATTCCATTGAGGTCAGCTTCGGCAGGAAGCGCTGGCGCTGCTCGTCATTACCGAACCTGTCGATCATCGAGGCCACCATGTTGTGGATCGAGATGAAGGACGAAAAGCCTGGGTCGGCGTGCGACAGAGCCTCGAAGATCAGCACGGCGTCGAGGCGGCCGAGAGCCGAACCGCCGACATCGTCCCTGACATAGATGCCACCGAGGCCGAGCGGCCCGGTCTCGCGGATCACGTCGGCGGGGAAGTATTTCCTGCGGTCCCAGTCGAGCGCATTCGGCGCGACGCGGTCGGCGGCGAAGGCCTGCGCCATCTCCTGGATGGCACGCTGTTCCTCGTTGAGTTCGAACTGGCTGGTGCTCGCATCGACCGCGGCGTCCATGGCGTGCTCCCTGATGGTTTCGGCTTGCTGGCCTGTCGTTTTTGGCTTTGCGCGCGCACTAATCTAGACCAATGATGCCGCCGCGCAACCCGACCCGCTGCGGAGCGGCTGTGCACCAATGCATGTCCGGAGCAAGATGTGACGACAAAATTCGATGAGCTGCTGGGACGGTTCCACGCCTATCTCGCCTCAGTGGATGACGCGCTGGTGCGCGGCGCCGTCGCGCGCATTGGCTGGGATATGCCGGCGCGCGCGCTGGCGCCGCATGCGCTCGGTTGCCTGCGCCATCTCGATCGAGCGGCTGACCTGGCGCCGATGGCTGCGCAACCGCTGATCCAATGGCTGGCGCAGCGGCGCTACGAATCGCATTGGGGGCAGACCTATACCGAGGCCGATTTCGGCAAGACCTTCATCGACAATTACGGCTGGCTGGAATTGTTCGGCACGCGCGGCCATTTCGCCAATGATGAGGTGGCGGCCGGCCTGCTGATCCTTGGACCCGAAATCGTCTACCCAGACCACCACCACGTCGCCGAGGAGATCTATATCCCGCTGACCGGCGGCACGGCATGGCGCATGGGCGAGGGCGGTTTTCGCAAGCGCGAGGCGGGCGAGGTCGTCCACCACGCCTCGAATGTCAACCACGCCATGCGAACCGGCAGCGAGCCGCTTCTGGCGCTCTATATCTGGCGCGGTGGACCGCTGGCGCAGAAATCCACGATCACCGGAACCGCGGCGCAGGGTCGGAACTGATGGCCAAGGCGATCATGCTGCAAGGGACGGGTTCGGATGTCGGCAAGACGGTGCTGGTCGCCGGCCTGTGCCGCGCCGCGAAAAAGCGCGGGCTGAAGGTGCGGCCGTTCAAGCCGCAGAACATGTCGAACAACGCCGCCGTCGCCGACATTCCCGGCGACAACAGCAAAAGCGGCGGCGAGATCGGCCGCGCGCAATGGCTGCAGGCAATCGCTTGCGGCGTCGCGCCGTCGGTCCACATGAACCCGGTGCTGCTCAAGCCGCAGACCGATATCGGCGCGCAAGTCATCGTGCAGGGAAAAGTGTTCGGCGAGGCGCGGGCCCGCGACTACCAGGCGCTGAAGGGCCGGCTGATGGATGCGGTGCTGGACTCCTGGGCCAAGGTCGGCGAGGGCGCTGATCTCGTCATCGTCGAGGGCGCCGGCTCGCCGGCGGAAATCAATCTAAGAAGCCGCGACATCGCCAATATGGGTTTTGCCACGCGTGCCGATGTGCCGGTGGTGCTGGTCGGCGACATCGATCGCGGCGGCGTCATCGCCTCGGTAGCCGGCACGCATCTGATCCTGCCGGAAGAGGACCGGCGCATGATCGTCGGTTACCTCATCAACAAGTTCCGTGGCGATGTCTCGCTGTTCGATGACGGCATCAACGCAATCGACAGTTTTACGGGGTGGCGCTGCTTTGGCGTCGTGCCGTGGCTGAAGGCGGCGGCGCGGCTGCCTTCAGAGGATTCGGTGGTGCTGGAGCGGCTGGCATCCGGCGAGACGCGTGCGTTGAAAGTGGCTGTGCCGATGCTTGGCCGCATCGCCAATTTCGACGATCTCGATCCGCTCAAAGCCGAACCGCAGGTCGAAGTGGTGTTCGTACCCCCGGGCAAGCCGTTGCCGGGGGACGCCGGACTGGTGGTCATTCCCGGCTCCAAGTCGACGATCGGCGATCTCCTAAAATTCCGCGAGAACGGTTGGGACAGAGACCTTGCCGCGCACCGCAAGCGTGGCGGCCATATTGTCGGCATCTGCGGCGGCTTCCAGATGCTTGGGCGTGTGGTGCGCGATCCCGACGGGATCGAAGGCAGCGTCACCGAGGCCGAGGCGCTTGGCCTGCTCGATATCGAAACGGTGATGGAGCCGGAGAAAACCGTGCGCAATGTCAGTGCGCGCTCGGTCCAGTTCGACCTGCCACTCGAAGGCTACGAAATCCATCTCGGCCGTACCACCGGCCCGGATACGCTGCGGCCGTCGGCGGTCATCAATGGCGTCGAGGATGGCGCGATCTCGGCCGATGGCAAGGTGATCGGCACCTATATGCATGGCCTGTTCGGCGCCGATGCCTTTCGCGGGAAATTCCTGGAAAGCCTCGGCATCAGGGGCGGTGGCATCGACTACCGAGCCGAAGTCGAGCGGGCGCTGGACGAGGTCGCTGCCGAATTGGAAACCCATCTCGACTGTGACGCGATTTTCGGGCTGGCTCGGTAGGGGCCTGTTGGCGAACCACCTTGCCAATTAGCGTAAACGCCCCCGCGTCGTCATCCTCGGGCGGAGCGAGGAGCGTAGCGACGCAGTGCAGACCCGAGGATGACGAAGGTGGGGGCGCTCCCGGCCAATCTCGAACTCGCAGCGCGATCAGCTCAGCCCTTATCCCCCGCCTTCGGCCAGTAGGTGCCGAACGACCAGACGCTGCCTTCCGGATCGCGGCAGATGAATTCGCGGCTGCCATAGTCGCGGTCCGTCAACTCCTGGATGATCGTTGCGCCGGCCTTCTTCGCCTTGGCATACGCGGCGTCGGCATCGTCGACGGCGATATAGATCGATTTGCCGCCGCCGGTGCCGGGTTCGCCGACCATCTTGCCGTAGTCGTCGTCGCGCGCGCTGCCCAGCATGATCATCGAGGCGCCGAAGACCAGTTCGGCATGGTGTACGACATCGCCTTCGCCATAGCGGGCGCGGACGCTGAAGCCGAAGGCTTCGCAGAGCCAGTCGATCATTTTCGCCGCGTTCTTGTAGCGCAGGGCAGGGTACAGGCGCGGGGCTTCGTTGCTGGTGGCCATATCGATCTCCTTCAACGGGGTTGGTCGATGAATCTTGTTCGTGCATGTCGTCGCCCAAGACCGCTGCGCACTTTTGGGCGACATGCATCAATCTGGGTGAAGGCCGTTCCCGCGTCTTGAAGAAATGTTACCTGACCGGAAGTGCCGTCGGCGTGTCGCCGGCAAGGTCGCGGAATTCGCGCACCAGATGCGCCTGGTCGGCATAGCCGCAATCGGCGGCGATGTCGGCCCAATCGGCGGCCTGCCGCCGCGACAGGCCGAGCGCCCGGTTGAAACGAACGATACGCGACAATGTCTTTGGGCCGACGCCGATCGCATTGGAAAAGCCGCCGGCGAGATGCTTTCGGCTCCAGCCCAGTTTTTCGGCAATGGAGGAAATGCGGGCCCGACCGCCTGATGCGATGATGCGGTCATAGGCCCAGGCGATTTCGAGCGGCGTTTCGGCGGCGCCGGCAAGACGGGCGGTGACGAAGGCTTCGGCGAGGTCGAAACGTGACGCCCAGTCTGGCGCGTTGCCGAGCCGTTCGCGCAGCGCCCGGCCCTCGGCGCCCAGCACGTCGTCGAGGACGACCATGCTGTCGGTCAGTTCGCTCATCGGCAGGCCGAAGAAACGCCGCGCGCCAAGCGGCGTGAAGTTGACTTGCACGCAGCAGGCGGCACCGAAGGATTCGATCATCACCGGTCCGGCGAAGAGGCCGGCGGCGAAACTGGCGATGCGGTCATTGTCGCCGGGCGCCTTGCCGAGGCCGATGGCGAAGGGTTCGGCGAAGCTGATCACCAGCGGCACGGTGAGCGAAGCGTATTCGACATTACGGAAATGGCCGGGTGCCGTTTCGCGGTAGCCGCAGATTTCGGTGACGATCCCATCAAGCACTGGATCGGGAAGGCGCCGGCGCATCTCGAAGCGCCCTGCGATGGAGCGGTCCTGTTCCTTGCGGAGCTGCATCTCGATCGGCATCGGCCATCCTTCTGCTCGGGAATCTAGCAGACCGAAGGTCAGAATCAAAAGCGCCCGGCTTTTGGCCGGGCGCTCTCCGTCCCCACTTCAAGGGGACTTGTCAGGCGCCGCGCATCAGGCAGCCGGCGGCGAGCACGATGTAGGCAATCAGAATGATCCACACCGATGCGAGCGGGATAAAGGCGAGAACGCCAAGGGCGGCGAGAATGCCGATGATGGCAATGACGAGAGAAATGATGAAAACAATCTGGGTAGGCGCGCTGAGATTCATGTCCGGGCTCCTCCAACATGATTCGAACAACGGCATGGTAACAGGCGCGTGATCACACACCAATCATGACGCGCAGCGGGTTGGCCGGGTCGGCCAGCAGTTTCACCGCCAGCGCCAGGCAGACGACCACCAGCAGCGGCTTGATCAATCTGGCGCCGATGCGCATGGCGAGGCTCGCACCGACGCGGGCGCCGAGGAACTGGGCAACGCCCATCATCAGCCCGATCTTCCAGGAGATGACGCCGACAGCAGCGAAGACGATGAAGCCGCCGATATTGGAGGCGAAGTTGAGCAGCTTGGTATGCGCCGTCGCCTTGAGCACGCCGTAGCCGGCAAGAGCGACGAAGGCCAG is part of the Mesorhizobium loti genome and encodes:
- a CDS encoding isobutyryl-CoA dehydrogenase; translation: MDAAVDASTSQFELNEEQRAIQEMAQAFAADRVAPNALDWDRRKYFPADVIRETGPLGLGGIYVRDDVGGSALGRLDAVLIFEALSHADPGFSSFISIHNMVASMIDRFGNDEQRQRFLPKLTSMEWLASYCLTEPGSGSDAAALKTRAVKSGGDYILNGAKQFISGAGDSDVYAVMVRTGADGPKGISTIIVPKDAPGLSFGANEHKMGWHMQSTRQVIFEDCKVPAENLLSDEGAGFGIAMAGLDGGRLNIAACSLGGAQSALDKALSYTAERKAFGSKINQFQALQFRLADMETELQASRIFLYAAASKLDRKAPDAGKWSAMAKRFVTDTGFNVANNALQLLGGYGYLHDYGIEKLVRDLRVHQILEGTNEIMRVIIARALIGR
- a CDS encoding dimethylsulfonioproprionate lyase family protein; its protein translation is MTTKFDELLGRFHAYLASVDDALVRGAVARIGWDMPARALAPHALGCLRHLDRAADLAPMAAQPLIQWLAQRRYESHWGQTYTEADFGKTFIDNYGWLELFGTRGHFANDEVAAGLLILGPEIVYPDHHHVAEEIYIPLTGGTAWRMGEGGFRKREAGEVVHHASNVNHAMRTGSEPLLALYIWRGGPLAQKSTITGTAAQGRN
- a CDS encoding cobyric acid synthase encodes the protein MAKAIMLQGTGSDVGKTVLVAGLCRAAKKRGLKVRPFKPQNMSNNAAVADIPGDNSKSGGEIGRAQWLQAIACGVAPSVHMNPVLLKPQTDIGAQVIVQGKVFGEARARDYQALKGRLMDAVLDSWAKVGEGADLVIVEGAGSPAEINLRSRDIANMGFATRADVPVVLVGDIDRGGVIASVAGTHLILPEEDRRMIVGYLINKFRGDVSLFDDGINAIDSFTGWRCFGVVPWLKAAARLPSEDSVVLERLASGETRALKVAVPMLGRIANFDDLDPLKAEPQVEVVFVPPGKPLPGDAGLVVIPGSKSTIGDLLKFRENGWDRDLAAHRKRGGHIVGICGGFQMLGRVVRDPDGIEGSVTEAEALGLLDIETVMEPEKTVRNVSARSVQFDLPLEGYEIHLGRTTGPDTLRPSAVINGVEDGAISADGKVIGTYMHGLFGADAFRGKFLESLGIRGGGIDYRAEVERALDEVAAELETHLDCDAIFGLAR
- a CDS encoding VOC family protein, whose translation is MATSNEAPRLYPALRYKNAAKMIDWLCEAFGFSVRARYGEGDVVHHAELVFGASMIMLGSARDDDYGKMVGEPGTGGGKSIYIAVDDADAAYAKAKKAGATIIQELTDRDYGSREFICRDPEGSVWSFGTYWPKAGDKG
- a CDS encoding helix-turn-helix domain-containing protein, which codes for MPIEMQLRKEQDRSIAGRFEMRRRLPDPVLDGIVTEICGYRETAPGHFRNVEYASLTVPLVISFAEPFAIGLGKAPGDNDRIASFAAGLFAGPVMIESFGAACCVQVNFTPLGARRFFGLPMSELTDSMVVLDDVLGAEGRALRERLGNAPDWASRFDLAEAFVTARLAGAAETPLEIAWAYDRIIASGGRARISSIAEKLGWSRKHLAGGFSNAIGVGPKTLSRIVRFNRALGLSRRQAADWADIAADCGYADQAHLVREFRDLAGDTPTALPVR